The nucleotide window ctttgggaagacttggggaaagtctttgcgatcttgctgtaaaaaacagaaactttagcgctcacgagaattgctgacatttttttattggagagtgatatttagttaattctttttgaaaatgattaatagataaattaatcacgtccataaatttattttagaatttttggagttccagaagtattcgaaacctacagattactacagactattctgtttttgacagattttgtttttcgtgtgttgtttgcttattttgatgaatctatggctagtaatagagtttatgaaccatagaaaagttggaatacagtaggtttaacaccaatataaataaagaatgagttcattacagtaccttgaagtggtggtttgttttcttttactaacggagctcacgaagattttcttttaagttttgtgttgtgaagttttcaagttttgggtaaagatttgatggattatggaacaaggagtggaaagagcctaagcttggggatgcccaaggcaccccaaggtaaaatccaaggacaaccaaaagcctaatcttgaggatgcccctgaaggcatcccctctttcgtcttcgtccatcggtaactttacttggagctatatttttattcgccacatgatatgtgttttgcttggagcgtcttgtatgatttgagtctttgctttttagtttaccacaatcatccttgctgtacacaccttttgggagagacacacatgaattggaatttattagaatactctatgtgcttcacttatatcttttgagttggataatttttgcactagtgcttcgcttatatcttttagagcatggcggtggttttattttatagaaataattgatctctcatgcttcacttatatcattttgagagtcctttaggacagcatggtaattcactttggttataaattttaaatgctaagagaagttggatgcttgatagatggttttgagatataaaggtggtaatattagaggtgtgctagttgagtaattgtgaaattgaggaatacttgtgttgaagttggcaggtcccgtagcatgcacgtatggtaaacgttatgtgacaaatttgaagcatggggtgttctttgattgctttccttatgagtggcggtcggggacgagcgatggtattttactaccaatctatccccctaggagcatgcgcgtagtgcttggttttgatgacttgtagatttttgcaataagtatgtgagttctttatgactaatgttgagtccatggattatacgcactctcacccttccatcattgctagcctcttcagtaccgtgcattgccctttctcaccttgagagttggtgcaaacttcgttggtgcatccaaaccccgtgatatgatatgctctatcacacataagcctccttatatcttcctcaaaacagccaccatacctacctattatggcatttccatagccattccgagatatattgccatgcaactttccaccgttccatttataatgacacgcatcatcattgtcatattgctttgcatgatcatgtagttgacatcgtatttgtggcaaagccaccatgcttaattttcatacatgtcactcttgattcatcgcaatcccggtacaccgccagaggcatgcacacagagtcatattttgttctaagtatcgagttgtaagtaaataaaagtgtgatgataattattagagcattgtcccatgtgaggaaaggatcatggagactatgattcccccacaagtcgggatgagactccggacgaaaaaaagaggccataaaaaatagaaaagaaggcccaaataaaaaagagagaaaaaagagaaggggcaatgttactatcctttttccacacttgtgcttcaaagtagcaccatgatcttcatgatagcgTGTCTTTTATTTTgacactttcatatactagtgggaatttttcattataaaacttgtcttgtatattccaatgatgggcttcctcaaatgccctaggtcttcgtgagcaagcaagttggatgcacacccacttagtttctttgatgagctttcatatatttatagctctagtgcatccgttgcatggcaatccctactccttgcattgacatcaatcggtgggcatctccatagcccattgattagccgcgtcaatgtgagacttactccctttttttcttctcacacaacctcaatcatcatattctattccacccatagtgttatgtccatgtctcacgctcatatattgcgtaaaagttgaaagagtttgaaaaggctaagtatgaaacaattgcttggcttgtcatcggggttgtgcatgatgagagcatttttgtgacgaaaatgaagcatggccaaactatatgactttgtagggataagctttttTGGCTAtagtattttgataagacataattgtttgattagcatacttggagtattactatttttatgtcaacaataaacttttatcttgaatcttttggatctaaacattcatgccacaatagagaaaaatacattgaagaaacatgctagaaagcattccacatcaaaaattctgtttttatcatttacctactcgaggacgagcaggaattaagcttggggatgctgatatgtcgcgaaggtatctataatttttgattgttccatgctattatattatctgttttggatgttaatgggctgtattttacacttttatattatttttgggactaacctattaacccaaggcccagtgcaaacgGAGTCCCTTTTGCCTATtccagtgtttcgcagaaaaggaatatcaaacggagtccaaacggaatgaaaccttcgggagcgtgatttttggaacaaacgtgatccaaaggacttggagtggacgtcaagcaaccaacgaggtggccatgaggtaggggggcgtgcctacccccctgggtgctccctcccccctcgtgggcccctcgtggcacaaccgacctacttcttcctcctatatatgttcacataccccgagaacatccaggagcaccacgaaaccctatttccacaaccgcaactttttgtacccaagagatcccatcttggggccttttctggagctccatcagagggggcattgatcacggagggcctctacatcaactccatggcccctccgatgatgtgtgagtagtttacttcagaccttcgggtccatagctagtagctagatggcttcttctctctctttggatctcaatacaaagttctcctcgatcttcttggagatctattcggtgtaactctttttgcggtgtgtttgtcgagatccgatgaattgtgggtttatgatcaagtctatctatgaacaatatttgattcttctctgaaatcttttatgcatgattggttatctttgcaagtctcttcgaattatcagtttggtttggcctactagattgatctttcttgcaatgggagaagtgcttagctttgggttcaatcttgcggtgctcgatccagtgacagaaagggaaacgacacgtattgtattgtttccgtcgaggataaaaagatggggtttatatcatattgcttgagtttatccctctacatcatgtcatcttacctaaggcgttactctgttcttatgaacttaatactctagatgcatgctggatagcggtcgatgtgtggagtaatagtagtagatgcaggcaggagtcggtctacttgtcgtggacttgattcctatatacatgatcatacctagatattctcataattattcgcttttctatcaattgcttgacagtaattcgttcacccaccgtaatacttatgctatcttgagagaagccactagtgaaacctatggccgccgggtctattctccatcatataagtttccaatctattttactttgtaatctttacttttaatctatatcataaaaataccaaaaatatttatcttatcattattatctctatcagatctcactctcgtaagtgaccgtgaagggattgacaacccctttattgtgttggttgcgaggttcttatttgtttgtgtaggtacgagggacttgcgtgtggccttctactggattgataccttggttctcaaaaaccgagggaaatacttacgctactttgctgcatcaccctttcctcttcaagggaaaaccaatgcagtgctcaagaggtagcaaatggcaaataatgtaaatttcaaggagatgagatttgtgattaggaacctggttatgttgaagatcctccccggcaacggcgccagaaattctctttgatggcagctggaactacatcggtatttcctcggagagggagggatgatgtagtaCAACGACGGTAGATATTTCCCTCatttatgaaaccaaggtatcgaaccagtaggagaaccaagcaacaaaaCGTAAACatcacctacacacaaataacaataCTTCGCAACCCGGCgagttaaaggggttgtcaatcccttccggggtacggcgcctcaagataggcaaacggtTGTGAGGTAAATTgcagtagattgatagatcgaacgccaaataaagtAAATAAAGATAAAACACatcaaggtatttttgtatttttcagtttaatagatctaaaaataaaagcaaaggaaaagtacatcgtaaggcaaatatatgagaaagaagacccgggggccgtaggtttcactagaggcttctctcgagaaaaatagcaaatgatgggtaaacaaattactgttgggaaattgatagaacttcaaataattatgacgatatccaggcaatgatcattacataggcatcacatccaagattagtagaccgactcctgtctgcatctactactattactccacacatcgaccgctatccagcatgcatctactgtattaagttcatggaaaaacggagtaatgcaataagaacgatgacatgatgtagacaagatccgtttatctatatggcggtagatatataTCTCGTCTTTTTTATCCTTAGTATCAACGATATATACGTGTCGTTTCcttttctgtcactaggatcgagcaccgtaagatcgaacccactaccgggaacctctttccattgcaagataaatagatcaagttggccagacaaaacccaaatatcagagaagaaatacaaggctataagagatcatgcataaaaaagatcaaagaaactcaaatactttcatggatataaaaagatagatctgatcataaacttgaagttcatcaatcccaacaaacacaccgcaaaagagttacatcatatggatctccaaaagaccattgtattgagaatcaagagagagagagagagatgaagccatctagctactaactacggacccgaaggtgtACAAAGAACTattcacgcatcatcgaagaggcaccaatggaaatggtgaacccctccgtgatggtgtctagattggatctggtggttctggactctgcggcactagatgaatatttcatcgactcccctagggttctgggatttttggggcatttatagagcaaagaggcggtccagggggtacccgaggtgggcacaacccaccagggcgcgccaaggcctcctggcgcgctctggtgggttgtcccctcctcgggactcccccaggtgcaaccagggcccatctacttccttctggcccataaaaaatcatcgtgaaatttcttgccatttggacttcgtttgatatagattttctgcgatgtaaaaaacatggaaaaacagcaactggcacttggcactatgtcaataggttagtaccaaaaaatgatataaaataattataaaacatccaatattgataataaaacagcatgaaacaataaaaaattatagatacgttgaagacatATCATGGCTCATCGCAGTAAGGATGCAATTTTGATTATCTTATGTTTTCTTTGTTGAGGAATTAGCGTTAGAGCTTTGATGAAACATGCATCATCCTCCACCAAGAAAGAAAGCTAGCCTCTTTTCCGTTGAATTTAGAGAATTAATTAGTTGCTTCATCAAGACTAAATATAGAACAAATCGATATTATAAACAAATTGGTTGACTAAATATAAAAGCTTTGAAAAATATCGATTTGTTTTGTACAAATATATATACATGTTCTTTAAGTTTCATATTATGTGCACTTGCCAATTTGCCACGCCATGAGAGGTTGAATCGGTGTATTATTCACAATGAGCTTGGCGCTGGTTAATAATATACATGTTGACTATTTCCttttatactccctctgtcctcAAGCTAAGTAGTACTAAATAACTTTTCATGGGCTTGCGTCTAAAAAATGTGAGAGGAAGAGAAATATACTGTAATTGTTGTCTCTTAGTTGGGTTTGTGAATAATTAATTGTTTTTTTCTTCGGATTGTGATGTTTTCACCTTAATAAATCAAAGCTATATGGATTTGTGTATGATGCTAAGCTTGATCAGTGTCTTTAGGTCTTAGTTTGTTTTATTCAGATCATGTCATTTCCTCCTTTATCCACAATTATATATTTTTTGTAATCCATCGGCTGACAAACGAATGTGAGCCCTTAACTACAAGCAACTCTTGTATATataccatatatatatatatatatatatatatatatatatatatatatatatatatacatacatacatacacacTACTACTCCTACTTCTGGGAGCCGGAGCCGATGGAGTAGGCGCCCATGTCACCGAACACGAGCCAGTCCCCACGCGAATCTCCGGCAGCCGGTACCACGTCACCACCATGCCGAGTGAGTCACACGTCGGTCTGAACACAGTCGATGTGTACGTCTCCTCGCCAGCGTGTGGGGTGGCGAGTTGCCTCGGGCAGGGCACATAGTCGTCCATGAGGACGCAGTTGAGGGAGCCGTAGAGTCCGTCGTCGATCCAGTACTCCTGCACCTCGCCGCCCGTGTGCCGCGAGTGCGAAGGCCATCTCCGCGGAGTACCACCCCGACTCACCGATCACCTCCACGCACGGGAGACGTCGCGGATGGCCGTGGCGGCCTCGTCGAACACGCCACCGCTTGCCATAAAGCCGTTGCCAATGTCGAGCACGCGCGGGCCTCGATGGCCCCGCGGTACACGTCGGTGTGGGTCCCATAATAAAATAGCCAGCGCAACTGAAGCATCATAGAGTTCTCAAATAGCAGCCTAAAGTTTATCACGACCTTAATAAACAACCATAATACCAACAACAACACAAGGAGTCAACCTCCGGAAGGTAAAATAGCTAACAACAAGGTACCAACACAATTAGGTTTCTCAAGAAGTCGCATTCAAAGTTGTAATGACAAGTAACTAGTTCCATCCACCCGCAATTTCCTAGATTCAGGAGTTTAACAAGGTGATTTTGCATCAGGTACCCTCCTGTTCTTGCTCTTCCGCCTTCTTGTGAAGCTCCAGTATCATATTGGCAGCTGCCGAGCACTTCGCCTCATGTGGGGTAGGATGAAGACCACCAGTGAGGCTCATCTCAAAATCAGGGCATCTCAAACGTACACTGGCGTGATACATTCCTAAAAAGATAGGAAAAGGACCATTGAAGAAGTGCTCAAAAGTCAACACACACAGATGATAGTCAATCAAACATACATTTTGGTTATTGCTAACTGGGGATCTAATCAGTCTGATCTAAGATAACCAGTTATCGAATGTAAAACAAACCTAACACTTCAACGGAGCATAACATGTGATAAATAAACAAGCGGCTTATTTGGATTGCTACTTTGACATCAAGAGAGTAGCAAGCCCTGACTATTGATCTGACACCTTGAAAACTCTTTTTGTCCAAGCATGGTTAGCGTAGCACACTATGTATATTATCATCTCAATGCACAAAACGAACCAGTACCTATAGGGATTAAATTCGATAAATGAGAAGCAGGAAGTACGTGGCACAGGACCCATTCATATGATATTCCTAATTGTTATGCCTCCATGGTCCAAGGACCTAATACTTGCCTATCTAGAATAGCTAAGAGATAAAAGTAAACATTTGTACATACCATCTGATACTGAAGGTAATACTGTGTATCTTGGGAGTATCCAATGGGCCCCACGACAGATCTCATCAAGCTCCTGCATTGTCAAGTGTCAATGGTACTAGTGGCATTTAAAATTGCAATACATAGGTTCACCTCGAGGTTTCTTACCTTGCATTGTCGGAGGAGTGCCACCTTCAATTTCTTCCTCTTAGTGATAGATTGGCCACCATCTCCAGAGCAAGATGAATTGGTAACTTTTGTCATATCTGAGCAAGTTTCCTTGTATTTTCTTATTATTGATACAGCTTTGGGTGTCATCTTTCCTTCTGCATAATTTTTAAAACATGATAAGTACAAGAAATACAGAACTAATATAGAAGCAACTTCTTGCCAAAACATTttaaaaaatccaaaaaaaacaTCTTGCCAAAATTGGCCACAGTTTCGACGGATGATTTGTACATCACAAAGTGCGGTGGACGACTTGTCCGCAATGAGAAGTGTGATACACCATAGTTTAGCGCAGAACTTTTGAAAACATATGGCTCCCAGAAATACTTGTCGACAGTGTTGACGGCAAAACTATAGCAGTTCTACAACGTGATTGTAAATGTAACCATGTTTAAAATGTGACATGGGTAGAATACCACTCAAGAGTGTCTGGATGTCCATATCACACTGAGCACTTCGTTCTTGAAGTATGCTTTCCTTGCGAAGCTGAAATGAAGAGAGAATAGGAGAGTTTACATCAGATTCTCAACTAGAAGAAAGTTATAGGAAACAAGCATAATTTTTTCTGAAATAAGAGAAAAGACATATAACATACAATTTCATCCCGTATTTTCTGAATTGATTGCAGAAAATCATCTATCTGGCCATCATCGTTGTACTTACTCGTGGCACCTTCAAAGAAAATTTTGGAACACATAGAGTAAAAACTTGGGAACACCAGTTACCATATATGAAAAATAAGCAGGCTTGGGTAGCTTTATCTGAACCTGACTCTTCAGACATTTCCATATCTTGGCATTCCAAAGCACAGTTCTTCACTAAAGGATCAGCACGCGTCTCCTGATACAAAAAATAGTTCTTCAAGTTAAAGCAGAGTGAATGGATCACATGAAAACCTTGGCCTAAACACCACCTACGCATCTGAAACTGATTTATGGAAAGGATGAATATTTCTTTTGATTGATTGAGCACATATGGTGTGTCTCCTCTCTTAATACGAACATCATCAGCCAATAAGATTTCAAAAGATAGCATGGGGAGGGGATCGTTGGGCCAGAGCAATTTCCGGCTATACAAGAATAGCCTGGAAGATACGAGGAAGACGGTCTGTCGATTACGACGGCAAGCTTCTCCGGGTTGAGCAGTTGCAGGAGCGACAACCCTCGCTCTTCCCGGCGATGGGTATGGCCAAGATCGACacgggaagggggagggggcagcGGCTATGGTGAGAAGCCAGAACTGCTGGCGAAGAGAGGGAGAGGCGgcgaggaaggaggaaggagtCAGAGAGGCGGCGCGGGCTAGAAAGAGGGAGCGCACGAAGGGGTTTCTGCGGAAGAACCTGACCTGCGGCTTGATGGTGAGGAGGGGCGCACCGATTTATCTTGACAATGGCGGCGTGTGAGAGGAGGGGATGGTGGCCGGCGATGCAAGGCTCGGTGGCGGAGGTGCGCGCTGAACCAGCCCCTGTCACCGTGTTCCCGTCCTCCGGACGGGCACGCGGCGGATCTGTCGATCCCCCCACGGTCGTCGCCTCGCAGACTCGTTCTTCTCCTCCTGACGCTCACCAGATCTGCCAACGCTGAGATCGGCTGTGCTGGGTGCGGAAAGAGACGAGGTTGCGTGTGTGAGGAGAAGACAAGGGGCTGGCCAATTGGGAAGGACAAAACACGtgctctctctctcacacacacacacacaaagacacacacacacacaaagacaCATGTTCATTACACACACAATGCACCTCTCTCGCCATTCGCTGCACCACACAATGCACCTCTGCCAACGTGGACATAGTGAGAGGGTGCTCTTGCATTCGCCAATATTGTGTTTGATACTAGTATAGCTAGCTGACTCAAACATGCCTAATAAATTGACCGAACAGAACTTTCTCCTTGGTTTGCAAAACTTGCCTTCTATATCTTGACATTTTTTTCTAGTCCTAGTGTTTATCAATTTGATTGGTCGTACGACTTCTCTGGTGGGCCCTATCCAATCTCCTGCGGAGACAtggttttcttcttcttcttcttttttttttttgtGAGGGAGAGACATGCTTGTCCACTTGAAAACTTGTCACTGATGAGCCAGGACATTAGCATCCCAACTATAACATGAGTAACCGAAAATGACTTATATTCCATACTAAAATCTCTAAAAAAAATTATACAGACTATATGTATTTCAATACGTACTTCGGAGGGAGTATATAAGAAAAAGGGAATACAATTCAAATTGGTCAAAAAAGAAATCGGAATTGCTGGACGACAAGAATATGGACTCGGGCTCAAGCCGTCAGTTGTTGACACGGAGAAGGCAGGCCGACTAATGCAGGCACTCGGACACTCCATCGCTACGCTATAAGAAGAGAGGCACCAAACGGACCAGGGCATCAATCAATCCATCGAGG belongs to Triticum urartu cultivar G1812 chromosome 7, Tu2.1, whole genome shotgun sequence and includes:
- the LOC125524791 gene encoding uncharacterized protein LOC125524791, giving the protein MEMSEESGATSKYNDDGQIDDFLQSIQKIRDEILRKESILQERSAQCDMDIQTLLSEGKMTPKAVSIIRKYKETCSDMTKVTNSSCSGDGGQSITKRKKLKVALLRQCKELDEICRGAHWILPRYTVLPSVSDGMYHASVRLRCPDFEMSLTGGLHPTPHEAKCSAAANMILELHKKAEEQEQEGT